AGATCCTCCGCGCCGTGGCTCGGCAGGATCCGCGGGTCAAGGTGGCGATTAACTCGAAGAACGTCGGTCCATTCCGCAACATGGCAGTGGGGTTGCGAGCAGCGACCGGCGACCTCGTCGTGCCGATGATCCCGGCCGACTTGCAGGATCCGCCGGAGGTCATCCCGGAGCTCGTCGCGGCATTGGGCCCGGATCGCGATGTCGTTTACGGCGTTCGGAAGAACCGCCGGGAGAGCTTCGTCATGCGCGCGGCGCGTGACAGTTACTATCGCCTGGTACGTGCGGCGGGAGGCGCCGCCTCACCGCCGCCTCACGCGGGGGAGTTCCTGATCGCTCGGAGATCGGTCATCGACAGTGTGATCCCCGCGCTGGGTTCGTATCCCTACATTCGAGGTCTTGTCGCTCAGGCGACGGAGCGCTATGGCACCGTCGAGTACGAGTGGGGCCAGCGTGAGCACGGGAAGTCGCGAAACTCCATCCCTGACTTGATCGATCAAGCTCTCAACGGACTCGTCTCCACGGCGCGCGCGCCGATCCGTGTGGCGCT
The DNA window shown above is from Microbacterium laevaniformans and carries:
- a CDS encoding glycosyltransferase family 2 protein, with protein sequence MSRQKISIITPCFNEEANIEQCVARVRSVMETELGEFDYEHIISDNASTDGSREILRAVARQDPRVKVAINSKNVGPFRNMAVGLRAATGDLVVPMIPADLQDPPEVIPELVAALGPDRDVVYGVRKNRRESFVMRAARDSYYRLVRAAGGAASPPPHAGEFLIARRSVIDSVIPALGSYPYIRGLVAQATERYGTVEYEWGQREHGKSRNSIPDLIDQALNGLVSTARAPIRVALFLGVFIAAAGMLYGLVSLLLFAFGLVHADPGIPTLIVAVTFFGGLQMLFLGLIGEYVVSIQAEVRPSPQAVQVEKLNL